In Lacinutrix sp. Bg11-31, the DNA window CACTCTTTTAGCAGGTTTCAGCTTTAATATAAATTAAGTAAACCTATAACTTCCCCTATTATTAATTCACCTAAAAAACACCTATCTATAAGCTCATTTCTGGAATATCACCTTCTATAATTAAAGTCCCTTCTGTGGCTTTTTTAATTTCTTCAACAGATACTCCTGGTGCGCGTTCTAAAAGTTTAAAACCTTTATCTGTAACCTCTAAAACAGCTAAATTAGTTACTACTTTCTTAACACAACCTACACCTGTTAATGGTAAAGAGCAGTTTTTAAGTATTTTAGACTCTCCTCTTTTATTAGTATGCATCATGGCAACAATAATATTTTCTGCACTTGCAACTAAATCCATAGCTCCACCCATTCCTTTAACCATTTTTCCTGGTATTTTCCAGTTGGCTATATCCCCATTCTCAGCTACTTCCATAGCTCCTAAAATGGTTAAATCTACGTGTTGTCCACGAATCATTGCAAAGCTCATTGCACTATCAAAAAAACTTGCACCTGGAAGCGTAGTAATCGTTTGTTTTCCTGCGTTAATAATATCTGCGTCTTCCTCACCTTCAAAAGGAAATGGCCCCATTCCAAGGACTCCGTTTTCACTTTGAAATTCAACTTCTATATCGTCACGCACATAGTTTGCTACTAATGTAGGAATACCTATTCCTAAGTTTACGTAGTAACCATCTTGTACCTCTTTTGCAATGCGTTTTGCTATTCCTGTTTTGTCTAACATCTTTTTAGTTTTGTCATTCCTGCGAAAGCAGGAATCTATTTTAAATTTTTATTAATTTGCGGATTCCTACCTTAGCAGGAATGACAATTACTCTCTTGTTCTAACCGTTCGTTGCTCAATTCTCTTCTCATATTTTTCACCCTGAAAAATACGTTGTACAAAAATACCTGGAATATGAATTTGATTAGGATCTAATTCGCCAACAGGCACTAATTCTTCAACCTCAGCAACTGTAATTTTTGCTGCTCCTGCCATGCATGGATTAAAATTTCTTGCTGTTCCTTTAAACACTAAGTTTCCAGCT includes these proteins:
- a CDS encoding CoA transferase subunit B is translated as MLDKTGIAKRIAKEVQDGYYVNLGIGIPTLVANYVRDDIEVEFQSENGVLGMGPFPFEGEEDADIINAGKQTITTLPGASFFDSAMSFAMIRGQHVDLTILGAMEVAENGDIANWKIPGKMVKGMGGAMDLVASAENIIVAMMHTNKRGESKILKNCSLPLTGVGCVKKVVTNLAVLEVTDKGFKLLERAPGVSVEEIKKATEGTLIIEGDIPEMSL